A genomic region of Chloracidobacterium sp. contains the following coding sequences:
- a CDS encoding N-6 DNA methylase yields the protein MENAQVRSKQRVADHGEVFTPAWMVEAMLDLVKDETERIDSRFLEPACGSGNFLVEILKRKLAAVELKYGQSEFERRHYALLGLMCIYGIELLPDNIEECRENLLEIFAEYLNIDEHDDLCRAAFYVLSQNLVHGDAMKMLTDNGQPLTFAEWGYLGKGKFQRRDFHLASLTQSAAFSAEGSLWANVEKHEIFTPTKTYPPMTVRELASESAV from the coding sequence ATGGAAAACGCACAGGTCAGGAGCAAGCAGCGTGTGGCCGATCACGGTGAGGTGTTTACGCCCGCGTGGATGGTCGAGGCGATGCTTGATCTTGTTAAGGACGAGACCGAGCGGATCGACTCGCGGTTTCTGGAACCGGCGTGTGGAAGCGGGAACTTTCTTGTTGAGATCCTGAAACGGAAGCTCGCGGCGGTTGAACTCAAGTATGGCCAGTCAGAATTTGAGCGGCGGCACTATGCGTTGCTGGGGCTGATGTGCATTTACGGCATCGAGCTATTGCCGGACAATATTGAGGAGTGTCGCGAGAATTTGCTCGAGATATTTGCTGAATATCTGAACATAGACGAGCACGACGATCTCTGTCGGGCTGCATTCTATGTGCTTTCGCAAAACCTTGTTCACGGCGACGCGATGAAAATGCTAACTGACAACGGCCAGCCACTCACATTTGCGGAATGGGGTTATCTCGGTAAGGGAAAGTTTCAGCGGCGTGATTTTCACCTCGCCAGCCTGACACAATCTGCGGCCTTCAGTGCCGAGGGTTCACTTTGGGCCAACGTTGAAAAGCACGAGATCTTCACGCCGACGAAAACGTATCCGCCGATGACGGTGAGGGAGTTGGCATCTGAATCTGCGGTTTAA
- a CDS encoding polymer-forming cytoskeletal protein, with translation MINGAVNGDIIASEKLQLGRTARVMGNIQSPRLIVEEGAILEGSCSMLKARESQEEEAVSAAAQYEEPQSTQIDLVDEEEDDDEAAYLTDEDDDEDESADAAKV, from the coding sequence ATGATCAATGGTGCGGTCAACGGCGACATCATCGCCAGCGAAAAACTCCAGCTCGGCCGCACGGCCCGCGTGATGGGCAACATCCAGAGCCCTCGGCTGATCGTCGAAGAAGGAGCGATCCTCGAGGGAAGCTGCTCGATGCTCAAGGCCCGCGAGAGCCAGGAAGAAGAGGCCGTCTCGGCTGCCGCCCAGTATGAGGAACCGCAATCGACCCAGATCGACCTCGTTGACGAGGAAGAGGACGACGACGAAGCCGCCTATCTCACCGACGAGGACGACGATGAGGATGAGTCGGCCGATGCGGCTAAGGTATAG
- a CDS encoding 5-formyltetrahydrofolate cyclo-ligase, translating into MAKFNEIDTSMIYYRLWRDRPDIATAAPRTDLKTGDFENVAFEASSDWQENAFGIREPAGSEIVAPQDIDVVIVPLLCFDRAGHRVGYGKGMYDRFLAKCRPDCVKAGVSLFPPVDTIDDITSSDVALDMCITPDMAYRF; encoded by the coding sequence ATGGCCAAGTTCAACGAGATCGACACCTCGATGATCTACTATCGACTGTGGCGTGACCGGCCTGATATCGCTACCGCAGCTCCGCGGACCGACCTGAAGACGGGCGATTTCGAGAATGTTGCGTTTGAGGCGTCGTCGGACTGGCAAGAGAACGCATTTGGCATTCGTGAACCGGCGGGCAGTGAGATCGTAGCGCCGCAGGATATCGACGTTGTGATCGTGCCGCTGCTTTGCTTTGACCGCGCAGGCCACCGCGTCGGCTATGGCAAGGGAATGTATGACCGTTTCCTGGCAAAATGCCGGCCTGATTGCGTCAAGGCCGGCGTGAGCTTATTTCCGCCCGTCGATACGATCGACGACATAACATCGTCAGACGTCGCCCTCGATATGTGCATTACGCCCGATATGGCCTATCGCTTCTGA
- a CDS encoding AAA family ATPase, translating into MNELIGSALGDDEPMSLFGELWLEGEMALLFGEVGVGKSVLATQIAESLARSWQLGPLERTAGPRRVLYVDLEMSRKQVQMRYSDDGRTDGKLGEHYAFSEDVKWISFDPYEAMAEANAEETARSLCSGIEREVRKHDIDVVILDSLTALKRSYYGSTELSPVMRRLRRLISDCDVSVLVIADVARADRPRALTLNCLGGLRLAANIADSIFALGQSGEAADERYLKHLRSRSTDIIFNSAHLPTFALIKDERAFLGFEFIQYENERTLMTDIRLEAEDELTVRIYREIKEKGRSIRDVAEEVGKSKSTVHRLYKSLVPLPGQEGYEEADEAEQRSSSSADGEPKTGLPPLSQSGANGHDNGIGVEARTGPVGMADGRDRAPP; encoded by the coding sequence ATGAACGAGCTGATCGGTTCCGCATTAGGCGATGACGAGCCAATGTCGTTGTTTGGCGAGTTGTGGCTCGAGGGCGAGATGGCATTGCTGTTTGGCGAGGTAGGCGTCGGCAAGAGCGTACTGGCGACGCAGATCGCCGAGTCGCTTGCGCGATCATGGCAGCTCGGACCGCTGGAGCGAACCGCGGGGCCGCGACGAGTGCTCTATGTCGATCTCGAGATGTCGCGAAAGCAGGTGCAGATGCGTTACAGCGATGATGGCAGGACGGACGGCAAATTGGGCGAACATTATGCATTTTCGGAAGACGTCAAATGGATATCGTTCGATCCGTATGAGGCGATGGCCGAGGCGAACGCCGAAGAAACGGCAAGATCGCTGTGCAGCGGCATCGAACGGGAGGTGCGAAAGCACGATATCGACGTGGTCATCCTAGACAGCCTGACCGCTTTGAAGCGTTCGTATTACGGATCGACCGAACTGTCGCCCGTGATGCGTCGGCTGAGGCGACTCATATCGGACTGTGACGTTTCGGTGCTTGTCATTGCGGACGTAGCTCGCGCCGACAGGCCGCGTGCACTCACATTGAACTGTCTGGGCGGGCTCCGGCTGGCGGCAAATATTGCGGACAGCATTTTTGCTCTGGGCCAGAGCGGCGAGGCTGCGGACGAACGCTATCTGAAGCACTTGCGCTCCCGTTCGACGGACATCATCTTTAATTCGGCGCATCTGCCGACGTTTGCGTTGATCAAGGACGAGAGAGCATTTCTCGGCTTTGAATTTATTCAATACGAGAACGAACGCACATTAATGACCGATATCCGGCTTGAGGCCGAAGACGAGTTGACCGTCAGAATATACAGGGAAATAAAGGAGAAAGGCCGTTCGATTCGCGATGTTGCCGAAGAGGTCGGGAAGTCAAAATCGACGGTCCACAGACTCTATAAGTCGCTCGTCCCGCTTCCCGGCCAGGAAGGCTATGAGGAAGCGGATGAGGCCGAGCAACGGTCAAGCTCCTCCGCCGACGGGGAACCCAAAACAGGCTTACCGCCGCTCAGTCAGAGCGGTGCGAATGGCCATGATAACGGCATCGGCGTAGAGGCGCGAACCGGCCCGGTCGGGATGGCCGACGGCCGCGACCGAGCACCGCCGTGA
- a CDS encoding SGNH/GDSL hydrolase family protein: MLHLDRRNFLKAFAASLAAIPARNVLAADGEPYHLLVVGDSLIWGQGLVEEDKIYSLTAEWLRRDAFGSPRDVKLKVKAHSGATVRFDAKEAEKYRRAGKDENHYYKGEVNVSTPSMFKQVETASAEYREAGRARGADMVILSAGITDISVEGVLDPFGDNKKLPPLIEEVCRKRVGELLEHISANNPDALIVLVGYFPMISPRSSKGKVFNGWLETLNAPGALQSLANNGLMRPLLFNRLFKKAVTRSRLWMTGSDRSLRLAVDDLNAKAGRTQGVFVASPLTEEHSVEAPDTKLFRMRADGTVTDPLFLERKADCKVAFDELKRSTGLDYSSRRCSVAAVGHPDRAGSRLYADAVIMAIRTALTERR, translated from the coding sequence ATGCTTCACCTCGACCGCCGCAATTTCCTTAAGGCATTTGCCGCATCGCTCGCCGCCATTCCGGCTCGAAATGTGCTGGCTGCCGACGGCGAACCTTATCACCTGCTTGTTGTCGGCGATTCGCTCATCTGGGGCCAGGGCCTCGTGGAGGAGGACAAGATCTACAGCCTTACGGCCGAATGGCTGCGGCGCGATGCCTTTGGTTCGCCGCGCGACGTCAAGCTCAAGGTGAAGGCCCATTCCGGAGCGACGGTCCGTTTTGATGCCAAGGAGGCCGAGAAATACCGTCGCGCCGGCAAGGACGAGAACCACTATTACAAAGGCGAGGTCAATGTCTCGACGCCGAGCATGTTCAAGCAGGTTGAGACCGCATCGGCCGAATATCGCGAGGCGGGCCGAGCGCGCGGCGCCGATATGGTTATCCTCTCCGCAGGGATCACCGATATCTCGGTCGAGGGCGTGCTCGACCCTTTCGGCGACAACAAGAAGCTGCCGCCGCTCATCGAGGAAGTTTGCCGAAAGCGTGTCGGTGAACTGCTCGAACACATCTCGGCAAATAATCCCGACGCCTTGATCGTCCTCGTCGGCTACTTTCCGATGATCAGCCCGCGTTCGTCAAAAGGAAAGGTCTTTAACGGCTGGCTCGAAACGCTAAATGCTCCGGGAGCTCTCCAGTCGCTTGCAAACAACGGCCTGATGCGGCCGCTGCTCTTCAACCGGCTCTTCAAGAAGGCCGTAACGCGCTCGCGGCTGTGGATGACGGGATCCGACCGCAGTCTTCGCCTTGCGGTCGATGACCTCAACGCAAAAGCCGGCCGCACGCAGGGTGTCTTCGTCGCTTCGCCGCTCACCGAGGAGCATTCGGTCGAGGCTCCGGACACAAAGCTGTTCCGAATGCGTGCCGACGGCACCGTGACCGATCCGCTCTTTCTCGAGCGCAAGGCCGATTGCAAGGTCGCATTTGACGAGCTAAAACGCTCGACGGGCCTCGATTACTCATCACGGCGGTGCTCGGTCGCGGCCGTCGGCCATCCCGACCGGGCCGGTTCGCGCCTCTACGCCGATGCCGTTATCATGGCCATTCGCACCGCTCTGACTGAGCGGCGGTAA
- a CDS encoding type II toxin-antitoxin system RelE/ParE family toxin — protein MRYDLIIRPEAEADILEAYNWYEDEEVALGHEFLLVVEEALGDIAKRPLSYQVVLGKTRHVVLRRFPYSIFFMIFDNLITVTACVHHKRHPRVWVSRTSDEEG, from the coding sequence ATGAGATACGATCTCATCATTCGGCCTGAAGCTGAGGCAGATATTCTGGAGGCGTATAATTGGTATGAAGATGAAGAGGTAGCGTTGGGACACGAATTCCTCCTTGTGGTTGAAGAGGCGTTGGGTGATATTGCGAAGCGACCACTGTCGTATCAAGTAGTGCTTGGAAAAACCAGACACGTTGTCCTGAGGCGATTTCCATACTCCATATTCTTCATGATCTTTGACAACCTGATCACGGTTACAGCGTGTGTCCACCACAAGCGCCATCCGCGGGTTTGGGTATCTCGTACCTCAGATGAAGAAGGCTGA
- the ribF gene encoding riboflavin biosynthesis protein RibF: MFSICLTLVLACTPTALLDFVIPKWKVDKDIRMEDAYKHLYQATRGGEHAAPSRESAKKWLDTEWQSLTGPIKGEMWWEPLCPDGEVVRVNLRPFKELGATSDDILDAFLASASEYKSEPKAFTEVWAELGEQLKKKKIGKLDRASWDNLNTKMKERNYPAVHHSEHYNKARRPAYRILTSQRTRQLTHFITQIETMKIFHGIENANIARPTVLTLGVFDGLHLGHQKIMQTVVGRAEAVGATPTAITFDPHPRAVLHPESAPPLLQTLDQRLASFEVLGIEQAIVVAFDREFASQPAEDFLQSIIHDRLHAKEVYLGKGFAFGKNRGGNIGLLRGMGAELGFVADEVGEVQIRGQRISSSAIRELLLAGRINLARRMLGRPYGVEGVIIRGNRRGHTIGFPTANLKPHNRVMPKFGVYATATLVQGVWRRSITNIGVRPTFEKDSEPSIESYLFDFDGDLYGDVLRVRFLHRIRDEASSQALTS; encoded by the coding sequence ATGTTCTCGATCTGCCTAACTCTTGTCCTCGCCTGCACGCCGACGGCGTTGCTCGACTTTGTAATTCCTAAATGGAAAGTAGATAAGGATATCCGCATGGAGGATGCTTATAAGCATCTCTATCAAGCGACGCGCGGGGGCGAGCATGCGGCTCCTAGCCGTGAGTCCGCCAAGAAATGGCTTGACACGGAATGGCAGTCGCTGACGGGGCCCATCAAGGGTGAAATGTGGTGGGAACCGCTTTGTCCCGACGGCGAAGTGGTCCGTGTCAATCTCCGTCCGTTCAAAGAGCTCGGAGCGACCTCCGACGACATTCTCGACGCGTTCCTGGCGAGTGCGAGCGAATACAAAAGCGAGCCGAAGGCCTTTACCGAGGTTTGGGCCGAACTCGGCGAACAATTGAAAAAGAAGAAGATAGGCAAGCTTGACCGAGCGAGTTGGGACAACTTGAACACGAAGATGAAGGAGCGGAACTATCCTGCCGTTCATCATAGCGAGCACTACAACAAGGCCAGACGCCCCGCGTATCGCATACTAACCAGCCAGCGGACCCGTCAACTGACGCACTTTATCACCCAAATTGAAACGATGAAGATCTTTCACGGCATCGAGAACGCAAATATTGCAAGACCCACGGTGTTGACGCTCGGGGTTTTTGATGGGCTGCATCTCGGCCATCAGAAGATAATGCAAACGGTTGTCGGGCGCGCTGAGGCTGTCGGAGCCACTCCGACGGCGATCACGTTCGATCCGCATCCGCGAGCGGTCCTGCATCCGGAATCAGCGCCGCCGCTTTTGCAGACGCTGGATCAGCGGCTGGCGAGTTTTGAAGTGCTCGGCATCGAGCAGGCGATCGTGGTTGCATTTGACCGCGAGTTTGCATCCCAGCCGGCCGAGGATTTTCTGCAAAGCATTATCCACGACCGCTTGCACGCGAAAGAAGTTTATCTCGGCAAAGGTTTTGCGTTCGGCAAGAATCGAGGTGGAAATATCGGCCTGCTCCGCGGTATGGGCGCTGAACTTGGCTTCGTTGCCGACGAGGTGGGCGAAGTTCAAATTCGAGGGCAGAGGATAAGCTCCTCCGCCATTCGCGAGCTCCTGCTCGCCGGCCGTATAAACCTTGCACGACGAATGCTCGGCCGTCCGTATGGCGTCGAAGGCGTGATCATTCGCGGCAACCGTCGCGGGCACACGATCGGCTTTCCCACGGCGAATCTCAAACCGCACAATCGAGTTATGCCGAAATTCGGCGTTTATGCGACGGCGACTTTGGTACAGGGTGTTTGGCGGCGGAGCATTACGAACATCGGAGTAAGGCCGACGTTTGAAAAAGACTCAGAACCCTCGATCGAGAGTTACTTGTTTGATTTCGACGGGGACCTTTACGGCGATGTCCTTCGTGTGCGTTTTCTACATCGGATCCGCGATGAAGCAAGTTCGCAGGCATTGACGAGCTAA
- a CDS encoding polymer-forming cytoskeletal protein: MIRMGRGNKDDGAPEQPQTQPNPYNYASEPAGRAISESDSMARDIKEGRLSGFVGHGTTLTGETEFHAMLRVDGHLIGTVASESGTLIIGTNGQVDANITVAAE; this comes from the coding sequence ATGATCAGAATGGGACGCGGAAACAAGGACGACGGTGCACCCGAGCAGCCGCAAACACAGCCAAATCCATACAACTACGCCAGCGAGCCCGCCGGCCGAGCCATCTCAGAAAGCGATTCGATGGCCCGCGATATCAAAGAGGGCCGGCTGTCCGGCTTTGTCGGCCACGGCACCACGCTGACCGGCGAGACCGAGTTCCACGCGATGCTTCGTGTTGACGGGCATCTGATCGGCACCGTCGCCTCCGAATCAGGAACACTTATCATCGGGACCAACGGCCAGGTCGATGCGAATATTACCGTTGCCGCAGAATGA
- a CDS encoding Eco57I restriction-modification methylase domain-containing protein: MTTQAGFSLRGRNPDVLTCIANLSNDEVFTPPELANRMLDTLEQAWAADNGGADLWAQANVRFLDPCTKSGVFLREITSRLVKGLEKEIPDLQTRVDHILKNQVFGIAITHLTSLLARRSVYCSKHANSKHSIAKGLENEGGHIWFQRQEHKWTNGRCSFCGANQTTYDRGAEFETHAYAFIHTQDIKARTVELFGDNMQFDVIIGNPPYQLGSDGGTRDVPIYQHFVEQAKKLEPRFLTMVIPSRWMASGLGLNEFRQTMLRDRRIRELVDYPAAGEVFPSVELKAGVCFFLWDAAYDGDCKVTTIRGGEVVGPVERNLGEYDVFVRDSRAMAILRKVRKHNEPSINSILARDKEFGWTSNFDGFHAAKRDGDLPLYYIRTMKRNVGYIAREAVTKSTHLIDTWKVLVPEAFNGGDMLPHQILGKPLIAPSPSVCTQSFLFFSVNSEKEAQSIQSYYLTRFFRFLVSLRKITQHATHSTYTWVPSQTWDRTWMDDELYKKYKITKEESAFIESMVRPMQSDLFD, encoded by the coding sequence ATGACCACTCAAGCAGGTTTCAGTTTGCGGGGGCGCAATCCGGATGTGTTGACGTGCATTGCGAACCTGTCCAACGACGAGGTGTTTACGCCGCCGGAGTTGGCTAACCGGATGCTGGACACGCTTGAGCAGGCGTGGGCGGCGGACAACGGCGGGGCGGACCTGTGGGCACAAGCTAACGTACGGTTCCTCGACCCGTGTACAAAATCGGGCGTTTTCCTCCGCGAGATAACCAGCCGCCTCGTCAAAGGATTGGAGAAAGAGATACCCGACCTTCAGACGCGCGTAGATCACATCCTAAAAAATCAGGTCTTCGGCATCGCCATCACCCACCTCACAAGTTTGCTCGCCCGCCGAAGCGTGTATTGCTCGAAACATGCCAACAGCAAGCACTCAATCGCGAAAGGGCTTGAGAACGAAGGCGGACACATTTGGTTTCAGCGGCAAGAGCACAAGTGGACTAATGGCAGGTGCAGTTTCTGCGGGGCAAACCAGACCACCTACGACCGAGGTGCGGAATTCGAGACGCACGCCTACGCTTTCATTCATACGCAGGACATCAAAGCTCGCACCGTCGAGCTGTTTGGAGACAATATGCAATTCGACGTAATTATCGGAAATCCACCTTATCAACTTGGATCCGATGGCGGCACCCGCGACGTTCCGATCTACCAACATTTTGTCGAACAAGCAAAGAAGCTTGAGCCCCGATTTTTGACGATGGTAATTCCATCGCGATGGATGGCTTCTGGCCTTGGACTCAACGAGTTCCGCCAGACCATGTTGAGGGACCGTCGAATTCGCGAACTCGTGGACTACCCCGCCGCAGGTGAGGTGTTTCCTTCTGTCGAACTCAAAGCTGGAGTGTGCTTCTTTTTATGGGATGCGGCTTATGACGGCGATTGCAAGGTAACCACGATCCGAGGCGGTGAGGTTGTTGGACCTGTAGAGCGTAATTTGGGCGAGTACGATGTATTTGTTCGGGATTCGCGTGCTATGGCAATTCTGCGGAAAGTGAGGAAGCACAACGAACCTTCAATCAATTCAATCCTCGCTCGTGACAAAGAGTTCGGTTGGACATCAAACTTCGATGGTTTTCATGCTGCGAAGCGGGATGGCGATTTGCCTCTGTATTACATACGCACGATGAAGCGCAACGTGGGCTACATAGCGCGCGAGGCGGTAACCAAAAGCACCCATCTCATTGACACTTGGAAGGTTCTTGTTCCGGAAGCCTTCAACGGTGGCGACATGTTACCGCATCAAATACTTGGTAAACCGCTAATCGCTCCATCTCCGTCAGTCTGCACTCAGTCGTTCCTCTTTTTTTCGGTTAACTCAGAGAAGGAGGCCCAGAGTATCCAGTCGTACTATCTTACACGTTTTTTCCGCTTCCTTGTCTCACTTAGAAAAATCACGCAGCATGCGACACACTCCACATACACTTGGGTCCCGTCGCAGACTTGGGACCGCACTTGGATGGACGACGAGCTGTATAAGAAATACAAAATCACGAAAGAAGAGAGCGCGTTCATCGAAAGTATGGTTCGCCCAATGCAGTCCGATTTGTTTGATTAA
- a CDS encoding virulence RhuM family protein codes for MKDKGEIIIYTAASGDTTLEVRLEDESVWLTIDQMAELFQKSRSTINEHILNIYEENELEEASSMRKIGISDFSTKPTNFYNLDVIISVGYRVKSLQGTRFRQWATLRLREYVVKGFALNDERLKESGGGAYFDELLTRIRDIRSSEKVFWRKVLDIFSTSVDYDPKSDVAILFFQTVQNKMHWAAHGNTAAEIIYKRISAKKPNLGLTNFKGKKPTKQETEIAKNYLTEAELNILNRIVTAYLEFAELQALNRKVMYMKDWSERLDDFLRMAGNDILDHPGTVSHEKAIQKAAVEYQKFKDLHKNDLSEGEKDFIEHLETVEKRLLVKKTKKRSTPNNE; via the coding sequence ATGAAGGATAAGGGCGAAATAATTATTTATACCGCGGCGTCGGGCGACACAACGCTTGAGGTGCGGCTCGAGGACGAGTCCGTTTGGCTGACCATCGATCAGATGGCTGAGCTTTTTCAGAAAAGCCGCTCAACCATTAATGAGCACATCCTGAACATTTACGAGGAAAATGAGCTGGAAGAAGCATCCTCAATGAGAAAAATCGGAATTTCCGATTTTTCTACCAAACCAACTAATTTTTACAACCTTGATGTAATTATCTCGGTCGGCTATCGCGTAAAAAGCCTTCAAGGTACGCGGTTTCGCCAATGGGCGACGCTTCGGCTACGCGAATACGTTGTAAAGGGCTTCGCTCTGAACGATGAAAGACTAAAGGAATCGGGTGGCGGAGCGTATTTCGATGAACTGCTGACGCGCATTCGCGATATACGCTCGTCGGAAAAGGTCTTTTGGCGAAAGGTGCTCGATATCTTTTCGACCAGCGTGGACTACGACCCGAAGTCAGACGTCGCGATCCTCTTTTTTCAAACTGTCCAGAACAAAATGCACTGGGCAGCCCACGGTAATACCGCAGCCGAGATCATCTACAAACGCATCAGCGCGAAGAAGCCAAATCTCGGACTTACCAATTTCAAAGGAAAAAAGCCAACAAAGCAGGAAACCGAAATCGCCAAGAATTATCTAACTGAAGCCGAACTGAACATCCTGAACCGGATCGTCACTGCTTATCTCGAGTTCGCCGAGCTTCAGGCCTTGAACCGCAAGGTGATGTATATGAAAGACTGGTCGGAGCGGCTCGACGATTTTCTGCGTATGGCCGGGAATGACATACTTGATCATCCGGGAACAGTTAGCCACGAAAAAGCTATACAAAAAGCCGCCGTGGAGTATCAGAAATTTAAGGACCTGCACAAAAACGACCTGAGCGAGGGTGAAAAGGATTTCATAGAACATCTCGAAACAGTCGAAAAACGCCTCCTGGTCAAGAAGACAAAAAAACGTTCTACGCCGAACAATGAGTAA
- a CDS encoding AarF/ABC1/UbiB kinase family protein, giving the protein MYPRHQGHRPRRAGEPQHLAVKGKPVADKDLPQAIARGWLFFHADPHPGNLLIMQDGRIAFFDFGMVGRITSELQAKMIDAFFHVVGKDPAGIAQDLIDLDFLKPGTPPSTIKPVVERMFEFHFNLKLTDVNFKELTYDLADVMYGYPFRLPSILHT; this is encoded by the coding sequence ATTTATCCACGGCACCAAGGTCACAGACCTCGACGAGCAGGCGAGCCGCAACATCTCGCCGTCAAAGGTAAACCGGTCGCTGATAAAGACTTACCTCAAGCAATTGCTCGAGGATGGCTTTTTTTTCACGCCGACCCGCATCCCGGCAATCTGCTCATCATGCAGGACGGCCGCATCGCATTTTTCGACTTTGGCATGGTCGGCCGGATCACGTCGGAACTTCAGGCGAAGATGATCGACGCGTTCTTTCACGTCGTCGGCAAAGATCCGGCGGGCATTGCACAGGACCTTATCGATCTGGACTTTCTCAAGCCTGGCACACCGCCATCGACGATCAAACCCGTTGTCGAGCGTATGTTCGAGTTTCACTTTAACCTCAAGCTAACGGACGTCAATTTCAAAGAGCTGACCTACGATCTTGCGGACGTGATGTACGGTTATCCATTCCGGCTGCCGTCGATTTTACATACATAA
- the mnmA gene encoding tRNA 2-thiouridine(34) synthase MnmA: MKIAVAMSGGVDSSAAAALLKDEGHELVGFTMQLWNQRRGVSVDENGDPLPSRCCSLDDVYDARRVAESLGFPFYVLNLEKDFERDVVEPFVQSYLSGETPIPCVACNSRLKFASLDKMAVSLGCDKVATGHYARVIYDQSANLYRLLRSTNHWKDQSYFLWELKQEQLSRAYFPLGEMQKEEVRDIARGAKLYTAEKQESQEICFVPDGKYSEFIDRYLAHDGRDGELPDGGDIVTAAGEVVGKHTGIHRYTIGQRRGLGIAAERPLYVTQIERARNQIIVGEEDELDAIEFIARGVNWIAFDEPAESVRALVKIRYRHDPAPATITALPDAHARIVFDEPQRAITPGQATIFYDIETGDEVVGGGWIMRD; encoded by the coding sequence ATGAAGATCGCGGTGGCAATGAGCGGCGGAGTCGATAGTTCGGCTGCTGCTGCTTTGTTAAAGGACGAGGGACACGAGCTGGTCGGATTTACGATGCAGCTATGGAACCAGCGTCGCGGCGTGTCGGTCGATGAGAACGGCGATCCGCTGCCGAGCCGGTGCTGCTCGCTCGACGATGTTTACGATGCTCGTCGCGTGGCCGAATCACTCGGGTTTCCGTTCTACGTCCTCAACCTCGAAAAGGACTTTGAGCGCGACGTGGTCGAGCCGTTCGTTCAGAGCTACCTGTCGGGCGAGACGCCGATACCATGCGTCGCGTGCAATTCGCGGCTCAAGTTTGCGTCCTTGGACAAAATGGCCGTCTCGCTCGGGTGTGACAAGGTTGCGACCGGCCATTACGCCCGCGTCATTTATGACCAGTCCGCAAACCTCTACCGCCTGCTCCGCTCGACAAACCACTGGAAGGACCAGAGCTATTTTCTCTGGGAACTCAAGCAGGAACAGCTCTCGCGAGCCTATTTTCCGCTTGGCGAGATGCAAAAAGAAGAGGTCCGCGACATCGCCCGCGGGGCAAAGCTTTACACGGCCGAGAAGCAGGAATCGCAGGAGATCTGCTTCGTGCCCGACGGCAAATACAGCGAGTTCATCGACCGCTACCTCGCCCACGATGGCCGCGATGGCGAGTTACCTGATGGCGGCGACATCGTCACGGCCGCCGGCGAAGTTGTCGGCAAACACACCGGCATCCACCGCTACACCATCGGCCAGCGTCGCGGCCTCGGCATCGCTGCGGAAAGGCCGCTCTATGTCACACAGATCGAGCGAGCACGGAATCAGATAATCGTTGGCGAGGAAGACGAACTCGACGCGATCGAGTTCATCGCGAGAGGTGTCAACTGGATCGCTTTCGACGAGCCGGCGGAATCTGTCCGTGCTCTGGTCAAGATACGCTACCGTCACGACCCCGCACCGGCAACGATCACCGCGTTGCCGGACGCCCACGCCCGCATCGTCTTTGACGAGCCGCAGCGTGCAATAACGCCCGGCCAGGCAACGATCTTCTACGATATCGAGACCGGCGATGAGGTTGTTGGCGGCGGCTGGATTATGCGAGACTGA